One region of Sulfuricurvum sp. IAE1 genomic DNA includes:
- a CDS encoding molybdopterin-dependent oxidoreductase, with translation MKTTACPLDCYDACRIVIDENGMPKGDKTHPITRGYLCPNLNHYGEYPRIPAPRLHGREVSMDEALRALEKRLEESKPREVLYYRGSGNVALMQRSVEHFFAHYDAVGTSGSLCDGAGAAGIETGRGRNYVLSPQMIAHAEAVVVWGRNPHATHSHLLPFLNAKTLIVIDPVETELARKADLHIKIKPRGDLHLALLLSRFAIIEGSHDREWLEEHAGDVEEFYELTQSIRIKATLDAIDVSLGQIGDMLSLIQGKRTAILVGAGVQKYRNGAEVLRAIDAFGAVMGLFGKEGCGVSFLGDSSVGVDSPFRSIAKKVSKPTVDFSKYNCVFVQGANPLAQMPDSNRVRQSFSQAGFRVYFGLYENETSRASDLVIPAKSFLEKNDFRSSYGDYTLQEMRKIHQSDIGIGEYEVARRLCDTFGFPLLGEEEYLEHFRDQAIEREGVTYRSSIPDIPYSEGFEEGEFVFPDEVEARLEEREGFHLITPKHPKGLNSQFYRESAAFFHPDAGFEEGRRVRLSSPSGSVEMEVAWDGRLRKDCVLIYSGTPDVNVLTPAWLSYEGECAVYQEHTLKVETL, from the coding sequence ATGAAAACGACTGCCTGTCCTCTGGATTGTTACGACGCCTGTCGAATCGTTATTGATGAAAACGGGATGCCCAAAGGGGATAAGACCCATCCGATCACCCGCGGATACCTGTGCCCGAATCTCAACCATTACGGCGAGTATCCCCGAATTCCCGCCCCCCGCCTTCACGGCCGGGAAGTGAGCATGGACGAAGCACTGAGGGCGTTGGAAAAGCGGCTTGAGGAGAGTAAACCGCGCGAAGTGCTCTATTACCGAGGAAGCGGCAATGTGGCTCTGATGCAGCGCAGCGTCGAACATTTTTTTGCCCACTACGACGCGGTCGGTACCTCCGGATCGCTGTGCGACGGTGCCGGTGCCGCCGGTATCGAAACGGGACGCGGACGCAACTACGTCCTTTCCCCCCAGATGATCGCACATGCCGAAGCGGTGGTCGTGTGGGGACGCAATCCTCATGCGACCCATTCGCATCTTTTGCCGTTTTTGAACGCCAAGACGCTGATCGTGATCGATCCGGTCGAGACGGAACTGGCCCGGAAAGCCGATCTGCACATAAAAATCAAGCCACGGGGCGATTTGCACCTGGCACTGCTGCTGAGCCGTTTCGCGATCATCGAAGGTTCTCACGACCGGGAATGGCTGGAAGAACATGCGGGCGACGTCGAGGAGTTTTACGAACTTACCCAAAGCATCCGTATCAAGGCGACCCTCGATGCGATTGATGTATCCCTGGGGCAGATCGGCGATATGCTCTCGCTCATTCAGGGGAAAAGAACGGCGATTCTCGTCGGTGCCGGGGTGCAGAAATACCGAAACGGCGCCGAGGTGCTTCGTGCCATCGACGCGTTTGGGGCGGTGATGGGGCTGTTCGGCAAAGAGGGGTGCGGCGTCAGCTTTCTGGGGGATTCATCGGTGGGGGTCGATTCCCCGTTTCGGAGCATTGCCAAAAAGGTTTCGAAGCCTACCGTCGATTTTTCGAAGTATAATTGCGTTTTCGTTCAGGGAGCGAACCCCCTTGCCCAGATGCCCGACTCCAACCGGGTACGTCAATCGTTTTCACAGGCGGGGTTCCGTGTCTATTTCGGGTTGTACGAAAACGAAACTTCCCGCGCTTCGGATCTGGTGATTCCGGCAAAGAGTTTTCTCGAAAAAAACGATTTCCGCAGTTCGTACGGAGACTACACGCTGCAGGAGATGCGCAAAATCCACCAAAGCGATATCGGGATCGGCGAGTATGAAGTGGCCCGAAGGCTGTGCGATACGTTCGGCTTTCCCCTTCTGGGGGAAGAGGAGTATCTGGAGCATTTCCGCGATCAGGCAATCGAACGCGAAGGGGTGACATACCGCTCCTCCATCCCCGATATCCCGTATTCGGAGGGGTTTGAAGAGGGGGAATTCGTTTTTCCCGACGAGGTTGAGGCGAGGCTCGAGGAAAGGGAAGGGTTTCATCTCATCACCCCCAAGCATCCCAAAGGGCTCAATTCGCAGTTCTACCGCGAATCGGCCGCTTTTTTCCATCCCGATGCGGGGTTCGAAGAGGGGAGGCGGGTTCGTCTCTCCTCCCCCTCGGGGAGCGTCGAAATGGAAGTCGCGTGGGACGGGCGGCTTCGGAAAGATTGCGTCCTGATTTATTCGGGGACACCCGATGTGAACGTCCTGACGCCCGCGTGGTTGAGCTACGAGGGGGAATGCGCCGTCTATCAAGAACACACACTAAAGGTTGAAACGTTATGA
- a CDS encoding chemotaxis protein, with protein sequence MSLLEHVDAATNLAKNNEVQLLVFKIDDAPESPYYAINVFKTREVVEAKRHYLTQIPGAHPLLEGTIVLRELQIPILNLPKWLDVELSEEKRKASNLLICDFNGIIIGIRIMYAYRVVKKNWNEMHAPDSYRMGEDGLVINDTRLDDGSLCLVLDYEKLLADVIPQAMVNVDQAAASIKNLPLPEKLKHGTVLIAEDSKTAQRHLRQIFEHAHVGYQIFNNGKDLVNYIAKHPDPSSIPAIITDIEMPEMSGFTVIQRLKGNPSTKAIPIIVNSSMTGENNKREAASLGADGFIDKTKSENILSLIIEKMGPSKNNLLPR encoded by the coding sequence ATGTCTCTTTTAGAACATGTCGATGCCGCAACCAACCTGGCAAAAAACAACGAAGTCCAACTGCTCGTTTTTAAAATCGACGATGCGCCCGAATCGCCCTATTATGCGATCAATGTATTCAAAACGCGTGAAGTCGTCGAAGCCAAACGCCATTACCTCACGCAGATCCCCGGGGCCCATCCGCTGCTGGAAGGGACGATCGTTCTGCGCGAGCTTCAGATTCCGATTCTCAACCTGCCCAAATGGCTGGACGTCGAACTGAGCGAAGAAAAACGCAAAGCATCCAATCTCCTGATCTGCGACTTCAACGGCATTATCATCGGCATCCGGATCATGTACGCCTACCGCGTCGTCAAAAAAAACTGGAACGAAATGCACGCCCCGGACAGCTACCGGATGGGAGAAGACGGTCTTGTCATCAATGACACCCGCCTCGACGACGGCAGCCTGTGCCTCGTACTCGATTACGAAAAGCTTCTCGCCGATGTCATCCCCCAGGCGATGGTCAACGTCGACCAGGCCGCGGCAAGCATCAAAAACCTCCCGCTTCCCGAAAAACTCAAACACGGCACGGTTCTCATCGCCGAAGATTCCAAAACGGCGCAGCGGCATCTCCGCCAGATTTTCGAACACGCCCACGTCGGCTATCAGATCTTCAACAACGGAAAAGACCTGGTCAACTACATTGCCAAACACCCCGACCCTTCATCCATTCCGGCGATCATTACCGATATCGAAATGCCCGAAATGTCAGGGTTCACGGTCATCCAAAGACTCAAGGGCAACCCTTCGACCAAGGCGATCCCCATCATCGTCAACAGCTCCATGACGGGTGAAAACAACAAACGCGAAGCGGCAAGTCTCGGAGCCGACGGCTTTATCGACAAAACCAAAAGCGAAAACATTCTCAGCCTCATCATCGAAAAAATGGGACCGTCAAAAAACAATCTTCTCCCCCGCTAA
- a CDS encoding sodium ion-translocating decarboxylase subunit beta — MKKLLFSLIAVWTFATAGMASNAAPAAAAVENNATAHAAVSTHREETYQPMSAGEMLDSFYQTTGINALLNPKEGVLTAHGEPMSDFHQTWGRTIMFFVTFILFYLAIAKGFEPLLLLPIAFGGLLANIPIANIAGPEGFLGIIYSMGISSGLFPLLIFMGVGAMTDFGPLLANPKLSLLGGAAQFGIFGTLVGAYALSQYTTVFDFTLQQSAAISIIGGADGPTSIFIASALAPELLGAIAVASYSYMALVPIIQPPIMRALTTPEERKIKMKTLRHVTRLEKLIFPIIVLMLVVLILPDAAPLVGAFALGNFFKETGVVDRLSDTMQNALINIVTIFLGLGVGSKLASDQFLVVDTLAILMLGLLAFSAGTAAGVLMAKFMNLFSKEKINPLIGSAGVSAVPMAARVSHKEGMKEDPTNMLLMHAMGPNVAGVIGSAVAAGVMIALFK; from the coding sequence ATGAAAAAACTTCTATTTTCTTTGATCGCCGTTTGGACGTTCGCGACCGCAGGCATGGCATCAAATGCCGCCCCTGCGGCGGCAGCGGTAGAAAACAACGCGACGGCTCATGCGGCGGTCAGTACCCACCGTGAAGAGACGTATCAGCCGATGTCGGCAGGCGAGATGCTCGATAGCTTTTATCAGACGACCGGCATCAATGCCCTGCTCAATCCCAAAGAGGGTGTTTTGACCGCGCACGGCGAACCGATGAGCGATTTCCACCAGACATGGGGCCGTACGATCATGTTCTTTGTGACGTTTATCCTCTTTTACCTGGCAATTGCCAAAGGTTTCGAGCCTTTACTGCTGCTGCCGATCGCGTTCGGAGGCCTTTTGGCCAATATTCCGATCGCGAACATTGCAGGGCCGGAAGGATTTTTGGGAATCATCTACAGCATGGGGATCTCCAGCGGTCTGTTTCCGCTCCTGATCTTCATGGGAGTCGGTGCGATGACCGATTTCGGGCCTTTGCTTGCGAATCCGAAGCTTTCGCTTCTGGGCGGTGCGGCACAGTTCGGTATTTTCGGAACACTCGTCGGTGCATACGCGCTGAGCCAGTATACGACGGTTTTCGATTTCACGCTGCAGCAATCGGCGGCGATCAGTATCATCGGCGGAGCCGACGGCCCGACGTCGATCTTTATCGCTTCGGCTTTGGCACCGGAACTGCTCGGGGCAATCGCGGTCGCATCGTATTCGTACATGGCCCTGGTACCGATCATCCAGCCTCCGATTATGCGTGCGTTGACGACTCCCGAAGAGCGTAAAATCAAAATGAAAACATTGCGTCACGTGACGCGTCTGGAAAAGCTGATTTTCCCGATTATCGTGTTGATGCTGGTCGTGTTGATTCTTCCGGATGCCGCTCCGCTGGTCGGTGCGTTTGCGCTCGGTAATTTCTTTAAAGAGACCGGAGTGGTCGATCGTCTGAGCGACACGATGCAAAACGCCCTGATCAACATCGTTACGATTTTCCTCGGGCTGGGCGTCGGGTCCAAACTGGCCTCCGATCAGTTCCTGGTTGTCGATACGCTGGCGATTTTGATGCTCGGTTTGTTGGCCTTCTCCGCAGGGACGGCCGCCGGGGTTCTGATGGCGAAATTCATGAACCTTTTCAGCAAAGAGAAAATCAATCCGCTGATCGGTTCGGCCGGTGTTTCCGCCGTACCGATGGCGGCACGTGTTTCACACAAAGAGGGTATGAAAGAAGATCCTACGAATATGCTTCTCATGCACGCGATGGGACCGAACGTAGCCGGTGTTATCGGTTCGGCGGTTGCCGCGGGTGTCATGATCGCTCTTTTCAAATAA
- a CDS encoding biotin/lipoyl-containing protein, which yields MAKKYIDIMDTTFRDGFQSVFGGRVLMEDFFPAVEAAKEAGIRHFEFGGGARFQSLFFYLNENAFDMMDRFRAIVGPDANLQTLARGVNTVMLDTGSREMVDLHAKMFKKHGTTTIRNFDALNDVENLKYSAERIVHHGLKHEVVVTMMDLPPGCVGAHDGAFYEKTLRAILDSGIPYDSICFKDASGTSSPQKVYETIQMARRLVPEGTHLRLHTHETAGVSVACYMAALEAGVDGIDLAAAPVSGGTSQPDILTMLHAVKGKNFDLGGLELEKILKYEDVLTDCLKDYFMPPEATQVSPLIPFSPMPGGALTANTQMMRDNNILNRYPEVIRAMREVVEKGGYGTSVTPVSQFYFQQALNNALMGPWKKIAPGYGRMVLGYFGKTPVAPDAEIVKIASEQLGLEPTTENAIDLADKDETKSIAFWTKRLEDEGIAVNDENIFIAASCDEKGISFLKGNAEVNVRKNIPEAVVPAGHVPTPIKSEGTKKMSNATGNYTVVVDGQKYNVQIAAGNVDVQVVPHVATAAEARDELPVQEGAEVRAMLPGAVWKIIAEAGTAVNEGDKIMILESMKMEVDIVAPCNGVVQSILVRPNDKVVEGQALAIIG from the coding sequence ATGGCCAAAAAATACATTGATATCATGGATACGACGTTCCGCGACGGATTCCAGTCGGTTTTCGGCGGACGCGTTCTCATGGAAGATTTCTTCCCCGCAGTCGAAGCGGCGAAAGAAGCGGGAATCCGCCATTTCGAATTCGGTGGCGGCGCACGCTTTCAAAGTCTTTTCTTTTACCTGAACGAAAACGCGTTTGACATGATGGACCGTTTTCGCGCCATCGTCGGACCCGATGCCAATCTCCAGACCCTCGCACGCGGCGTCAATACGGTGATGCTCGATACGGGAAGCCGTGAGATGGTCGACCTCCACGCCAAAATGTTCAAAAAACACGGAACGACCACGATTCGCAATTTCGATGCCCTAAACGACGTCGAGAACCTCAAATACTCCGCAGAACGGATCGTTCATCACGGTTTGAAGCACGAAGTCGTCGTTACGATGATGGATCTTCCTCCGGGGTGCGTCGGTGCCCACGACGGCGCGTTTTACGAGAAAACCCTGCGCGCGATCCTCGATTCGGGAATCCCGTACGATTCGATCTGTTTCAAAGATGCCAGCGGTACTTCTAGCCCGCAAAAAGTGTATGAGACGATCCAGATGGCACGCCGTCTCGTTCCGGAAGGGACCCATCTGCGTCTGCACACGCATGAAACGGCAGGGGTCAGCGTCGCGTGCTACATGGCGGCGCTCGAAGCGGGCGTAGACGGTATCGATCTTGCCGCGGCTCCGGTCAGCGGCGGTACGTCGCAGCCCGATATCCTGACGATGCTGCATGCGGTCAAAGGGAAAAACTTCGATCTCGGCGGGCTTGAACTCGAGAAAATCCTCAAATACGAGGATGTCCTCACCGACTGCCTCAAAGACTATTTCATGCCGCCCGAAGCGACGCAGGTATCGCCTCTGATCCCGTTCTCTCCGATGCCCGGAGGCGCGCTTACGGCCAATACGCAGATGATGCGCGACAACAATATCCTGAACCGCTACCCCGAAGTGATCCGCGCGATGCGCGAAGTGGTCGAAAAAGGGGGATACGGCACTTCGGTTACGCCGGTCTCCCAGTTCTATTTCCAGCAGGCGCTGAACAACGCGCTGATGGGACCTTGGAAAAAAATCGCTCCGGGATACGGACGGATGGTTCTTGGGTATTTCGGAAAAACTCCGGTTGCTCCGGATGCCGAGATCGTCAAGATCGCATCAGAACAGCTCGGACTCGAGCCGACGACTGAAAACGCCATCGATCTGGCCGACAAAGACGAGACGAAATCGATCGCGTTCTGGACGAAACGTCTGGAAGACGAAGGGATCGCCGTCAATGACGAAAATATTTTCATTGCTGCGTCATGCGATGAAAAGGGGATCTCGTTCCTCAAAGGAAACGCAGAGGTCAACGTCCGTAAAAACATTCCCGAAGCCGTAGTGCCTGCGGGTCATGTGCCAACACCAATCAAATCAGAAGGAACCAAAAAAATGTCAAACGCTACCGGAAACTATACTGTTGTCGTAGACGGTCAAAAATACAACGTTCAAATCGCTGCGGGCAACGTCGACGTTCAGGTTGTCCCTCATGTGGCTACCGCAGCCGAAGCGCGCGACGAGCTGCCGGTCCAGGAAGGTGCCGAAGTGCGCGCCATGCTGCCGGGTGCGGTGTGGAAAATTATCGCGGAAGCCGGTACGGCTGTCAACGAAGGGGACAAAATCATGATCCTCGAATCGATGAAAATGGAAGTCGACATCGTCGCTCCGTGCAACGGTGTGGTTCAAAGCATCCTTGTCCGCCCGAACGACAAAGTGGTCGAGGGCCAAGCGCTCGCCATCATAGGATAA
- a CDS encoding OadG family protein codes for MFFESVKIMLLGMGTVFLFLIIMNYMTVLMSKMINKYFPEAPKAPEPTPRAQAKRSDDKAKVAAIAAAIHHHQITQN; via the coding sequence GTGTTTTTCGAAAGCGTCAAAATCATGTTGTTGGGCATGGGTACCGTTTTTTTGTTCTTGATTATCATGAACTACATGACGGTACTGATGTCCAAAATGATCAACAAATATTTCCCAGAAGCCCCAAAAGCGCCTGAACCGACTCCCAGAGCACAGGCTAAACGCAGTGATGACAAGGCAAAAGTGGCAGCGATAGCCGCCGCGATCCACCATCATCAAATTACCCAGAACTAG
- the ppa gene encoding inorganic diphosphatase produces the protein MDLTKIGYGENPDKVKAIIEIACGSNIKYEVEKESGALVLDRVMHSAMYYPANYGFVNKTLSQDGDPADILILTEYPMVEGCVTNCRLVGVLIMEDESGIDEKLLAVPTSKIDPTFEEIQDLGDIPQHTLAKIKNFFETYKMLEPGKWVKVKGFENKAAATKILQDAINNYKE, from the coding sequence ATGGATTTAACCAAAATCGGCTACGGCGAAAACCCGGACAAAGTTAAAGCGATCATCGAAATCGCGTGCGGTTCAAACATCAAATACGAAGTGGAAAAAGAGAGCGGCGCACTGGTACTGGATCGTGTAATGCACTCGGCGATGTACTATCCGGCAAACTACGGTTTCGTCAACAAAACCCTCTCCCAGGACGGCGATCCGGCGGATATCCTCATCCTGACCGAATATCCTATGGTTGAGGGATGCGTCACCAACTGCCGCCTTGTGGGTGTGCTTATCATGGAAGACGAAAGCGGCATCGACGAAAAACTCCTCGCGGTCCCGACGTCCAAAATCGATCCGACGTTCGAAGAGATCCAGGATTTGGGCGACATTCCCCAACACACGCTGGCCAAAATCAAAAACTTCTTCGAAACCTACAAAATGCTCGAACCGGGTAAATGGGTCAAAGTCAAAGGGTTTGAAAACAAAGCCGCCGCAACCAAAATCCTTCAAGACGCCATCAACAACTACAAAGAGTAA
- a CDS encoding transglycosylase SLT domain-containing protein — MRFLALIALLAVSLLSDDVINKMTPKQLYVLQTVRDVAKSIPDKNGRTYENTLSAICLTESSAGKNIIGDFRKKKSITKASLGPMQIRIATARHVSQNVKKLRWLNDLSDAQLAGRLLGDIKLSAKIATHYLVLLQNNRKDHFYAISGYNGGLSNRPYYNRVMKNMDLVNRLLSSGKIS; from the coding sequence TTGAGATTTCTTGCCCTGATTGCCTTGCTGGCTGTGTCACTTTTGAGTGACGACGTCATCAACAAAATGACTCCGAAACAACTCTATGTTTTGCAAACGGTACGGGATGTCGCCAAAAGTATTCCCGACAAAAACGGCAGAACGTACGAGAACACGCTCAGCGCCATTTGTCTGACCGAAAGCAGTGCCGGAAAGAATATCATCGGAGATTTCCGAAAGAAAAAATCGATCACGAAAGCATCGCTCGGACCGATGCAGATCCGTATCGCCACCGCCCGCCATGTATCGCAGAACGTTAAAAAGCTACGCTGGCTCAACGATCTCAGCGATGCACAACTGGCAGGACGGCTCCTTGGCGATATCAAACTTTCGGCCAAAATCGCAACCCATTACCTGGTTTTGCTCCAGAACAACCGCAAAGACCATTTCTATGCGATCAGCGGATACAACGGGGGACTTTCCAACCGTCCCTACTACAACCGCGTCATGAAAAACATGGACCTGGTCAACCGTCTCCTCTCGTCGGGCAAAATCTCCTGA
- a CDS encoding methyl-accepting chemotaxis protein, whose protein sequence is MINLSTIKGKLIALLVLSFISYITVAYMAYSNNNDAGKTMERMLLIGDMRAHANGSMMELRGYQLLYTDDRLQAYRERNAKFEKATKDLIAITRSKENKERLNTILKHHKEWQALNEPRIQIISENENDIHSLEFASTEEGKKLQAITKQSAELYEQLVKQQRELIDEMSKRNIETLNSNAVFMEVIIFISAAVMMGVFFFIIRTITASIGRLEETIEAVAQNRDFTRNVKIEGNDELSLMSAKINELVNLLRDSFQGIRSTSSENLSVSAELSATTLSIGKAAEEEAKIVTQTTAESDQMKEAMKASALEAQSVRDKALNARENLLEAQSALHNTIEQLSLTVQMEGEINERLNSLSNEASQVKQVLTVIADIADQTNLLALNAAIEAARAGEHGRGFAVVADEVRKLAERTQKSLIETNATVNVIVQSINDITDQMNHNTQRIEKLAGASAEVSDHTEIAVSALADTVQAIERLSADSQTNADTTDRIIQKIENINKLSTSNARSVEEIAAAAEHLHQMTERLTDQISVFRT, encoded by the coding sequence ATGATTAATCTTTCTACGATTAAGGGCAAACTCATCGCCCTGTTGGTGCTGAGTTTCATCAGTTATATCACGGTCGCATATATGGCATATTCAAACAACAATGATGCCGGTAAAACGATGGAAAGAATGCTTCTGATCGGGGACATGCGCGCGCATGCCAACGGTTCGATGATGGAGCTTCGCGGCTATCAGCTGCTTTACACGGACGATAGACTTCAAGCTTACCGCGAGCGCAATGCCAAATTTGAAAAAGCGACGAAAGACCTGATCGCGATTACACGTTCAAAAGAAAACAAAGAGCGTTTGAACACCATCTTGAAACATCATAAAGAGTGGCAAGCGCTGAACGAGCCCCGCATCCAGATCATCAGCGAAAATGAAAATGACATCCACAGCCTTGAATTCGCTTCGACCGAAGAGGGTAAAAAGCTTCAGGCGATCACCAAACAATCGGCCGAGCTGTACGAACAACTGGTCAAACAGCAGCGGGAATTGATCGATGAAATGTCAAAACGCAACATCGAAACCCTTAATTCCAACGCTGTCTTCATGGAGGTGATCATTTTCATCAGCGCCGCGGTGATGATGGGAGTTTTCTTTTTTATCATTCGTACGATAACCGCATCGATCGGCCGCTTGGAAGAGACAATCGAAGCCGTTGCGCAAAACCGCGACTTTACCCGCAACGTCAAGATCGAAGGGAACGACGAACTGAGCCTGATGAGTGCGAAAATCAACGAACTCGTTAACTTGCTGCGCGATTCGTTCCAGGGGATCCGTTCGACGTCGAGCGAAAACCTCTCGGTATCGGCGGAACTCTCCGCAACGACCCTCTCGATAGGAAAAGCGGCCGAGGAAGAGGCCAAAATCGTCACCCAGACGACCGCCGAATCGGATCAGATGAAAGAGGCGATGAAAGCTTCGGCCCTCGAAGCCCAATCCGTACGGGACAAAGCGCTCAATGCCCGTGAAAACCTCCTCGAAGCCCAGTCGGCACTCCACAACACGATCGAACAGCTCTCGCTCACGGTCCAGATGGAAGGGGAGATCAACGAGCGGCTCAATTCGCTCTCCAACGAAGCGTCCCAGGTCAAACAGGTCCTCACCGTGATCGCCGACATCGCCGACCAGACGAACCTCCTCGCCCTCAATGCCGCGATCGAAGCGGCGCGCGCCGGTGAACACGGCCGGGGCTTCGCCGTCGTCGCCGACGAGGTGCGCAAGCTGGCCGAACGGACCCAGAAAAGTCTGATCGAAACCAATGCGACCGTCAACGTCATCGTCCAGTCGATCAACGACATCACCGATCAGATGAACCACAACACCCAGCGGATCGAAAAACTCGCCGGTGCATCGGCCGAAGTGAGCGATCACACCGAAATCGCCGTCAGCGCGCTGGCCGATACCGTTCAGGCGATCGAGAGACTCTCGGCCGATTCGCAGACCAATGCCGACACGACCGACCGGATTATCCAGAAAATCGAGAACATCAACAAACTTTCGACCTCCAACGCGCGGAGCGTCGAAGAGATCGCCGCGGCCGCCGAGCACCTGCACCAGATGACCGAACGCCTCACCGACCAGATTTCGGTTTTCCGTACCTGA
- a CDS encoding CheB methylesterase domain-containing protein — translation MYRPTPSKIVLIGASTGGPGVIEKLISGVMGDYPYPICIVQHFPSGLSSSFASRLQNCTSNRVVESSDRLLLEGGMIVVAHGGSHLTFAADGGEGRLAVRHLEGDRGERHDFIPSVDDMFFSAAALWPGQSILAILLTGIGDDGVEGMVRIASKGGVTVCQDEKSSPVFGMPARAIEKGAAGYILAPEEIIRMMDEFART, via the coding sequence ATGTACCGTCCGACCCCTTCCAAGATCGTTCTCATCGGCGCTTCCACAGGCGGTCCGGGTGTGATTGAAAAGCTGATCAGCGGCGTGATGGGTGATTACCCCTATCCCATCTGCATCGTTCAGCATTTTCCCTCCGGACTGAGCAGCTCGTTTGCTTCAAGACTCCAGAACTGCACCTCGAACCGTGTCGTCGAATCGTCCGACCGCCTTCTTCTCGAAGGCGGGATGATCGTCGTCGCGCACGGCGGAAGCCATCTGACGTTTGCCGCGGACGGGGGGGAAGGGCGTTTGGCCGTTCGCCATCTCGAAGGAGACCGGGGTGAACGCCACGACTTCATCCCCAGCGTCGACGACATGTTTTTCAGCGCTGCGGCTTTATGGCCTGGTCAATCGATACTGGCGATTCTGTTGACGGGGATCGGGGATGACGGAGTCGAGGGGATGGTACGTATCGCTTCGAAGGGGGGAGTGACGGTATGTCAGGACGAAAAGAGTTCCCCCGTTTTCGGAATGCCCGCGCGGGCAATCGAAAAAGGGGCTGCCGGATACATCCTCGCTCCCGAGGAGATCATCCGGATGATGGACGAATTCGCCCGTACCTGA
- a CDS encoding protein-glutamate O-methyltransferase CheR produces the protein MLKWFRTQKTKSEPPVAEVIEDFSNPDEVFSYFTAKTGITFEQKKSITATKLAHFARDRGYASYASLLNALRREEPVMEALVNFLTVNETYFFREMGQIEYIARHAASSRFGARILCAPGSTGEEPYTIAIALSEAGADMSRIEIVSIDINTEAIERARSGLYSKRSLHRLSDTLIDRYFDPEGEKYRIRDSIRSHVRFEAMNVFDPQMKRLGTFDYLLSRNMLIYFDPPTVHAAIRALCALAKGPKSLFFFGHADIHSTPSELNEHYTDGVKYYTVRS, from the coding sequence GTGCTGAAATGGTTTCGAACCCAAAAAACGAAATCCGAACCGCCGGTTGCGGAAGTAATCGAAGATTTCAGCAACCCCGATGAGGTTTTTTCCTACTTTACGGCAAAAACGGGGATCACCTTCGAGCAAAAAAAATCGATTACCGCGACCAAGCTGGCCCATTTCGCCAGAGATCGCGGCTATGCTTCGTACGCTTCCCTTTTGAATGCGTTGCGTCGGGAGGAACCGGTGATGGAAGCGCTGGTTAATTTTCTGACGGTCAACGAAACCTATTTTTTCCGGGAGATGGGGCAGATCGAGTATATCGCACGTCATGCGGCCTCGTCCCGTTTCGGCGCGCGGATATTGTGCGCTCCGGGATCGACGGGGGAAGAACCCTACACGATCGCCATTGCGCTGAGCGAAGCGGGAGCCGATATGAGCCGTATCGAGATCGTCTCGATCGATATCAATACCGAAGCGATCGAACGGGCGCGAAGCGGTCTGTACAGCAAGAGGTCGCTTCACCGCCTCTCCGATACGTTGATCGATCGCTATTTCGATCCCGAAGGGGAGAAATACCGGATCAGGGATTCGATCCGTTCGCATGTCCGTTTCGAGGCGATGAACGTTTTCGATCCGCAGATGAAGCGACTGGGGACATTCGATTACCTTCTCTCGCGTAACATGCTGATCTATTTCGATCCTCCGACCGTTCACGCCGCCATCAGGGCGTTGTGCGCATTGGCCAAAGGGCCAAAGAGTCTTTTTTTCTTCGGTCATGCCGATATCCATTCCACCCCGAGCGAATTGAACGAACATTACACCGACGGTGTGAAATACTACACCGTGCGTTCCTGA